The Malus domestica chromosome 10, GDT2T_hap1 genome contains a region encoding:
- the LOC103445214 gene encoding G2/mitotic-specific cyclin-2-like: MGSKENNPALVRPSNYQGPRMWGSKFVKEVGPNPRPALRDVHNITTRECPRKDVAECKKNVQDLLHRPVTRRFAQLLQQHPKAVEDVDQEAQKLSSYTANSSGLVDCEIIDVENIEDEACDAHVPMFVKHTEAMLDEIDRMEEDENLEDEDPIMDIDSSSSKDPLNVVEYIDDIYAHYRKSENSSSVSPGYMAHQPDINEKMRAILIDWLIEVHYKFELMDETLFLTVNLIDRFLERQTVIRKKLQLVGVTAMLLACKYEEVSVPIVEDFVLISDKAYSRKDVLDMEKSMVNSLQFNFSVPTVYVFMRRFLKAAQSDKNLEFLSFFFIELCLVEYEMLRFPPSMLAAAAIYTARCTLSRFKQWSQTSEWYTNYSEDELLECSRMMVTFHQKAETAKLTGVHRKYSTQKFGYAAKAQPAEFLLDH; the protein is encoded by the exons ATGGGATCAAAGGAGAACAACCCAGCTCTCGTTAGGCCCTCAAATTATCAAG GTCCGCGAATGTGGGGTTCCAAGTTTGTGAAGGAGGTTGGGCCGAATCCTCGACCAGCACTGAGGGATGTCCATAACATCACCACAAGAGAATGTCCTAG AAAAGATGTTGCGGAATGTAAGAAAAATGTGCAAGATCTGCTACATAGACCAGTGACAAG GAGGTTTGCGCAATTGCTTCAGCAGCACCCAAAG GCTGTGGAGGATGTTGATCAGGAAGCTCAGAAACTGAGCTCATATACTGCCAATTCTAGTGGTCTGGTGGATTGCGAAATTATAGATGTGGAGAATATTGAGGATGAGGCTTGTGATGCTCATGTGCCAATGTTTGTTAAGCACACTGAAGCTATGCTAGATGAAATTGATAGGATG GAAGAGGATGAAAATCTGGAGGATGAGGACCCCATTATGGATATTGACAGCAGCAGCTCGAAGGATCCGCTCAATGTTGTTGAGTACATAGATGACATCTATGCTCACTACAGGAAATCTGAG AATTCAAGCTCTGTCTCCCCAGGTTACATGGCTCACCAACCTGACATCAACGAGAAAATGAGGGCAATTCTCATCGACTGGCTTATCGAG GTCCACTACAAGTTTGAGCTTATGGACGAGACACTATTCCTTACCGTAAATCTTATAGACAGGTTCCTTGAGCGCCAAACAGTGATCAGAAAGAAGCTTCAGTTGGTTGGTGTGACTGCCATGCTTTTAGCTTGCAAGTATGAGGAGGTTTCTGTCCCAATTGTGGAAGATTTTGTTCTGATATCAGATAAGGCATATTCAAGGAAAGATGTGCTTGATATGGAGAAATCAATGGTGAACAGCTTACAATTCAACTTTTCTGTTCCTACCGTGTATGTGTTCATGAGGCGGTTCCTCAAGGCAGCTCAATCGGACAAAAAC CTTGAGTTTCTGTCCTTCTTCTTCATTGAGCTATGCCTGGTGGAGTACGAAATGCTCAGGTTCCCCCCTTCTATGCTAGCCGCTGCCGCAATTTATACTGCTCGGTGCACTCTGTCCCGGTTCAAGCAATGGAGCCAAACCAGCGAGTGGTATACAAATTACTCAGAAGATGAACTCCT AGAATGCTCGAGGATGATGGTTACTTTTCATCAGAAGGCTGAAACCGCGAAACTGACCGGAGTGCACAGGAAGTACAGCACACAGAAGTTTGGCTATGCAGCTAAAGCTCAACCAGCTGAGTTCCTCTTGGATCACTGA